Part of the Arachis hypogaea cultivar Tifrunner chromosome 6, arahy.Tifrunner.gnm2.J5K5, whole genome shotgun sequence genome, GATATTCACCAACTTTGTATTTTTGAATGTATCGCGAAAATTTTCGCTAACATAGCGTAGACAGAAACCATGGGAAGCAGTGGGAAAATGTGTTTCTACAGCCTCCACAATGCCTCTTTGCCTTTCAGATAATATTGTCAGTCTAGGCATGTTGTCAGTGTTTACTCCAAGAAGCTTTCGCAATTCCGACATGAACCACATCCAGTTTTCATCACTTTCAGTATCAACAATAGCAATGGCCAAGGGAAACAATGCATCATCAGCATCAACAGCAGCAGCACAAAGCAATGAACCCAAGAACTTCCCTTTAAGATGTGCTCTGTCAAGCTCTAAAAGTGGCCTACAAGCATTTATAAACCCATAAATTGATGCACGGTAAGAAATAAACAGGcgctgaaaacagttttcttgtcCAGTGGCAACAACAGATGCAATGCTACCAGGGTTGGTTTTCCTTATTTGCTCACAGTATGCAGGGAGAAGACGATAACCTTCTTCAAATGTTCCATGAAGTGCAGCCATGCTCCGCTCCTTCCCACGCCAAGCTTGCATGTAAGAAACAGCAACTCCATGCTGATCACGGATATCTTGCAGTATTTCCCTTGGCTTGTATTGTGGATTGTCTCGTATGCGCGCTTCTACAGATCTTGCAACCCAACCTACTGATGCCTGCTGATGATGAAGGTTGCGAACTCCCTCACAAGTATGGTCTCCATGTAGGGTTCTAATAGTAAAAGTAGAAACCCCAGGACATTTTGCAACATGAACACGCCATGGACACCCTTCTTTGGAGCATTTTGCTATAAAACGACTGCGATCTGACTTAACTATCCGAAGGTCAAAATGCATAGCTATGGCAATATCTTTCAATGTTCTTCGGCAAGTTTCTACATCTGGAAACTCTTGCCCAATGACTAATGGTTGTTCTTGCCTAATGATTAACGGTTGTTCTGCTACAGTCTGAGAAGCATTAGTTAATGCTAAAGAATGAGTAGCCATATGTCCACCAAAACAAGGAAGGAGCTGTGTCATCTGAATCTAAGGGTTTCCATCATACTTATGAATTACTAGGGGCTTCCATGGATAGACACCGAAAAATATCACCATAATTAAACTTTCTGCCGGTTACAGACACTGCAATTCGTTGGAGGAGACATGATTAAATTCTATAAGTAGCTCAAAACAGAAGACAATCAAGGAAAAAAGAGAATATGGAAATGTCCTATGAATAAAGAACATAAAATGCAGTAAATTAAGTAACCAATAAACTTATAACAAATATTCAAAACGGGAAAGAGGACAACAGAGGGAAGGAAATTGTAGAAAATATCCTGATCCACCATCAGACATGAAAAATAAATCTATAAACAATGCACTTACATAAACGGGGGAGGGCTGTGAATGACTTATTTCTTGTGCAGCATGAACATTGTGAATACTGAATAGACATTCTCTGAACATGGCCTTGCCTAAACTGCTGATATGGTTGATTGGCCCTTcacacaattaatgcaaaataatTTGTTATCACTTGCATAGAACTGCTTCATTCATTTATTCtttgtttaacaaaaaaaaaaaaaacaaaaaaacaaaaactgaTTTCCAATCAGTTGCTCTCATAAGTCATAACCAAAGCACACTCTTTCTACTCAATACACTGACTTCTCATCTTTTCGGAACTCAAAACCAAGATTTCGTGTTTATATTCCCTAGCTCTCATGTAAGGGTTTCTCTTCTGAGAGAGAAAATGAGCATGGAAACAGGATCAACTGCCAGGGAAGCAGCATAAAACCGATGTATAACATAATCCATTGAGAACATATATGAGTGATTCAAGTTTCCAATCACGGTTACAGTGCCCTACATTACTCACCTAAATACCTAGGTCACAAAATCTGCATCAAGATAGGGGTTTGAGCACAACAACCGCTAACACTCACTGCGGATCCGACAATTACAAATCTGGATACCTCAGTTTTGGTGTCTATTGTCTGGAATTTCGTGAAGTACGAGGCGGGATTTTCCATTGACAAAACAATTCTATGAGCGAATGAACAGGCTACCTAAAGATTCAACAAAAATCAATTCCATTTTGGACAGAAACAAAAATCGAAACTTCTAGAAGTTTGTATGTGGAACTAATCGAGGGTATGATGCGGAAGAGAACAAACAAAAACGGTGAAGAACGGGCTTCCATTGAGAACATGTAAAATTTaattctccaaaaaaaaaaagtaaaaagacgggaaagaagaagagagaaataaaattagaaaaagcaCCTTAATGATTATTACTGttataattgatttgattatgtAACGGTATTGTGTGAGTGGTGAGCTGCTGCTGATGCTGCTGTTTCTCCTTCTCCGTCttttgtttgttattttgttttgtttcagcTTTCGGTTCTGCAATTTGAGGAGATTATGGACTATACCAGACAactctttttccccttttttttaatGTTTCCATGATACGCACAATTAATTCTAAAAAGTATTACACTAAAAATCTAAGACAAAATTTACTTGTACTTACTtaataatagataaataaatatcaGTACAATTCTTTCCAACTGATAATAATTGATAAAGAATTACATTTTGTAttggtaattaatttttaatttttttatatagatcATAGAATATTTATTAAATCTTATTGTTAACTTTAAAGTTTTATtacttattaaataaatttaattttaatgtgttaatcgtataaataatttttttatataatcatATGATTAAATTCATGAGTTTAAAAATCATGCACTGCTAGAAGAAAGGAAAactaattttgaaataattaagtaTATAATAACATATGTTTAACTCTCCTAATTTTGTTATGATGGGTATACGTAATAATACTATAGTTTAATTTGGTATTTTATAGAAGTGTTTTGACACAGAAAATTATCAAGGCTAATTACTGAAAGAGAAAGTTTAGAAGGtcagtacttttattaaaatttgatccgtatttaattataaaaaaaattataattatatactattatatattatcttagacaattaaaaatattgatgacGACTTTTTACTGACTATACATCACGAATTCTAATGACTTTCTAGCACtcattttactaaaaaaaaataaacttatgtttttatttttactttatttaaactaatatttttttaaatatacttcATCTCAATTTATTTACTTGGCAAATAGTaagattatcaaaatttattatttttagacaattattaacttaatttttttaatttaataatttaataatatattttattctatatttttaaatattaatgactaattgactaaaaataataaattctaatagtcttttaatattttttttctttcttaaaaaaTGTAATTCATCCtcatattaaaaaagaaaacaaattctACTGTgggaattttgtttatttttaaatcataCAAAAAgattagataaaatatatttttgtctttaatatttataatttttttaaaaaagatattactaaaatttaactttatttaattttgtcctctaatttttttaatttgtgtcaaatttaccacttaaaatctttaattttatctctaa contains:
- the LOC112695350 gene encoding uncharacterized protein, which encodes MTQLLPCFGGHMATHSLALTNASQTVAEQPLIIRQEQPLVIGQEFPDVETCRRTLKDIAIAMHFDLRIVKSDRSRFIAKCSKEGCPWRVHVAKCPGVSTFTIRTLHGDHTCEGVRNLHHQQASVGWVARSVEARIRDNPQYKPREILQDIRDQHGVAVSYMQAWRGKERSMAALHGTFEEGYRLLPAYCEQIRKTNPGSIASVVATGQENCFQRLFISYRASIYGFINACRPLLELDRAHLKGKFLGSLLCAAAVDADDALFPLAIAIVDTESDENWMWFMSELRKLLGVNTDNMPRLTILSERQRGIVEAVETHFPTASHGFCLRYVSENFRDTFKNTKLVNIFWNAVYALTAAEFESKISEMIEISQDVIPWFQHFPPHLWAVAYFEGVRYGHFTLGVTELLYNWALECHELPIVQMMEHIRQQMVSWFNDRQDTGMRYTSILVPSAEKRIMEAIADAHCYQVLRANEVEFEIVSTERTNIVDIRSRECSCRRWQLYGLPCAHAAAALISCGHNAHMFAEPCFTVQSYRMTYSQTINPIPDKSEWRELGEGAEGGGARVDIMIRPPKTRRPPGRPKKKVLRVENFKRPKRVVQCGRCHMLGHSQKKCTMPI